Proteins encoded by one window of Rutidosis leptorrhynchoides isolate AG116_Rl617_1_P2 unplaced genomic scaffold, CSIRO_AGI_Rlap_v1 contig236, whole genome shotgun sequence:
- the LOC139882143 gene encoding uncharacterized protein: MTTTYTRTCRICCSKIDCQNEESSKRFLKSQKIETHTFEKAGPIKRAKRYNPFDMCIPMPEGLNETQLQDTPIFAAVGPDSYLSTCAGCVPTRQHLWDELRQISHYNTLPWVCAGDFNEIIYRWEKVGKRPANQHRMHSFCELLNDCSLMDVASKGCAFTWVNNRDSDECVKERLDWVFCTMDWRLTFPVAEAFTLPALGSYHSLILLTIAPIPGKRKKIFTFESFWLQDQECRTIIAYSWHSFQARGMTLPQEFKAISKALASWSQSKCSWS; encoded by the exons ATGACAACCACTTATACAAGAACCTGTAGAATTTGTTGCAGCAAAATCGATTGCCAAAATGAAGAAAGTAGCAAGCGGTTCCTCAAAAGCCAAAAAATTGAAACACACACTTTTGAAAAAGCAGGACCCATCAAGAGAGCAAAGCGATACAACCCGTTTGATATGTGCATACCGATGCCAGAGGGACTCAATGAAACTCAATTACAGGATACCCCAATCTTTGCGGCAGTAGGACCCGATA GTTACTTGTCTACATGCGCTGGTTGTGTACCAACTCGACAACACTTATGGGATGAATTGAGACAAATCAGTCACTATAACACATTACCATGGGTGTGTGCTGGAGATTTCAACGAAATAATTTATCGTTGGGAGAAAGTTGGCAAACGACCGGCAAACCAACATCGCATGCATTCCTTTTGTGAACTGTTAAATGACTGCTCTTTGATGGATGTGGCAAGCAAAGGTTGTGCATTTACATGGGTCAATAATAGAGACAGTGACGAATGTGTAAAAGAAAGATTGGACTGGGTGTTTTGTACTATGGATTGGCGACTTACCTTTCCTGTAGCTGAAGCTTTCACCTTACCTGCACTTGGTTCATATCACAGTCTGATCCTATTAACAATTGCACCAATTCCTGGAAAAAGAAAAAAGATCTTTACTTTTGAATCATTTTGGTTACAAGACCAAGAGTGTCGCACCATCATTGCATATTCATGGCATTCTTTCCAAGCTAGAGGTATGACTCTACCTCAGGAGTTCAAGGCTATTTCTAAAGCCCTTGCTAGTTGGAGTCAATCTAAGTGTTCTTGGTCATAA